The Verrucomicrobiota bacterium JB022 sequence GAGGTCGGCGCTGCCCGTGATGAGGTAGGGCAGGCGGTCGGAGAGGGGCTGGAGCACTTCGCCGCCGGCAGCGCGGGTAGCGAGCTTCTTCGACGGGTCGAACTCGGGGATGGCCTTGAGCAGCTCTTCGGCGGTCGGGCGGGCTGTTGCGGCCATGCTGTCGAGCAGGTCGGCCTTGTCCTTGTTGGCGTCGCGCCAGGCGGTGTAGGTCTTCTGCCAGTCCTGATACTTCTGGATCAGGGCCTTCTTGTGCTCGGCGAAGTAGACGCGGACGTCTTCGCTCACAAAGAAATGGGTGTCCGGCAGGCCGAGACCCTTGCGGGCTTCGTCGGCAAACTTCGCGCCACCTTCACCGTGGGCGTTTTGGGTGCCGGCGACCTGCGGGATGCCGCGGCCGATTTCGGTCTTCGCCACGATGATCTTCGGGCGGCCATTGTCGTCGGCCTTGGCCTTTTCGAAGGCCTTGAGGAAGGCGTTCATGTCGTGGCCGTCGATCTGCACGGCGTCCCAACCCATGGCCTGGTAGAGCTTGACGGGGTCTTCGCTCTGGGTCTCCTTCGCCATGTCGTCGAGGGTGACTTCGTTGGCGTCGTAGATCAGGATCAGGTTGTCGAGGCCGAAGTGGCCGGCAAACGCGCAGGCTTCGCGGGCGACGCCTTCCTGCATGCAGCCGTCACCGAGGAGGCACACGATGTGGTTGTCGACGATCGTATGCTTGTCGGTGTTGAACTGGGCGGCGAGCATCTTGCCGGAGAGGGCGAGGCCGACGGAGTTGCCCACACCTTGGCCGAGCGGGCCGGTAGTGCACTCGACGCCAGGCGTCATGAAGCTCTCGGGGTGGCCCGGAGTGGCGGAGTTCAGTTGGCGGAAATTCTTGACCTGCTCCATGGGCAGCTCAAACCCGGCGAGGTGCAGCCAGGAGTAGAGGAACATGCTGCCGTGGCCGGCGGAGAGCACGAAGCGGTCGCGATTGAGCCACTTCGGCTCGTCGGGGTTGATGTTCAGCGCGTGGCCGAAGAGCACGGCACCGATTTCGGCGCAACCGAGCGGCAGGCCCAAGTGGCCGCTGCTGCAGGCATGAACGGCATCGATGGCGAGACCACGAGCTTGCGTGGCGGCCTTGGAGAGGATATCCGTGGGAAGAGGCATGTTGCTATGTTCCGTAAATGGGGAAATGAGGCAAAGGCCAGCCCAGAATGCCTCCGCTGCGCAAAAACCCGCTAACCTGAGCGTCTTGCGCAACCGCCATGAATATCATTCATGCCTGCGCCTGTCATCATCAGGAAACGACCCTTGCTACGGCAGAGATTGCCGGACCAGCCAGTCGGCTATGTCGGGCACCCACGCTAGGGGCCGGGCGGCAAGGGGCAAGTATTTCGGCGGAAAAGAGCTTACTTGACCGTCAAGGAGCGCGCGACCTGGGGCGCTTCACCCGGAAGGCCTTGCCTTTCCCGCTTGCGCTGTCCGCTGCTCGCAGGCTCAATGCTGCCGCGTGAAGGAAGCGAAATGGTTTTGGTGGAGCCTGCTGGTGTTGACGATCGTGCGCGCGCTGTTCGTGGCGTTCGTGCCGCTTGAGCTGGTGGGCGACGAGGCCTACTACTGGGACTGGGGGCGCCACCTCGACTGGGGCTACTTCAGCAAACCCCCGCTCATCGCCTGGATGATGGGCTTTGCCGGCTGGGTGGGCGGCAATACCGCCGTCGGGCTGCGCCTGGTCGCCGTGGCGCTGGGCAGCCTCACGCTCATTTTTGCCTTCCTGCTCGCGCGCAAGATGTTCGATGCCCGCGTCGCGTTCTGGTCGGCTGCTGCGCTCGCGCTGATGCCCGGCACGGCCGTTGCCAACCTCATCTTGACGATCGATGCGCCCTTGCTGCTCTGCTGGACGGGTGCGCTTTGGGCGACCTGGAGCTGGCAGCGCGCCGGTGCCCGCTTCGACGGCTACTGGCTCGCGATGGTCGGCTTTCTGGCGGTTGGTGCGCTGGCCAAGCAGATGATGCTCGTCTTCCCGCTGATCCTCGTCATCTACCTCGCGCTTTCCCGTGAGACGCGCTCCACGCTGGCCCGCCCTGCGCTCTGGACCGGCATTGTGGCCCAGTACCTCGCCTTGCTGCCCCCGCTTTACTGGAACTGGCAAAACGACTGGATCACCTTCGAGCACACTGCCCACCACTTCGAGACCGACAAGGTAGTGACGCTCGGCAAGCGCCTCGGCTGGCTGGGCGAATTCGTCGGTTCGCAGCTCGGGCTGATGTCGCCGGTGCTCGGCGTGCTGCTGGTCATCGTGCTCATCCGGGTAGTGCGCAACTGGGGTGGGGCGTCCCTCGCGCAGCGCTTCCTCTGGTGCTTTTCCGCCCCGGCGCTCGGCGTCTTCGTGCTCATGTCGCTCCGGCAAGGCATCAACCCCAACTGGCCTGCCGCTTTCTATCCCGCCGCGCTGATCCTGCTCGTTGCCTGCTGGCTGCAGCCCCGCCCGGAGGAGCGCCGTGCCGTTAAAGGCTGGTTCGGAGGCGCGCTCTG is a genomic window containing:
- the tkt gene encoding transketolase; amino-acid sequence: MPLPTDILSKAATQARGLAIDAVHACSSGHLGLPLGCAEIGAVLFGHALNINPDEPKWLNRDRFVLSAGHGSMFLYSWLHLAGFELPMEQVKNFRQLNSATPGHPESFMTPGVECTTGPLGQGVGNSVGLALSGKMLAAQFNTDKHTIVDNHIVCLLGDGCMQEGVAREACAFAGHFGLDNLILIYDANEVTLDDMAKETQSEDPVKLYQAMGWDAVQIDGHDMNAFLKAFEKAKADDNGRPKIIVAKTEIGRGIPQVAGTQNAHGEGGAKFADEARKGLGLPDTHFFVSEDVRVYFAEHKKALIQKYQDWQKTYTAWRDANKDKADLLDSMAATARPTAEELLKAIPEFDPSKKLATRAAGGEVLQPLSDRLPYLITGSADLFGSTKNYIKGKGDYKPSNPLGRNFKFGIREHAMGAIVNGFGYDGFYLASGATFLTFSDYMRGSLRLAALSHLPIFHIFTHDSVGVGEDGPTHQPVEITSSLRMIPNVDVIRPADPEETAAAFASACARPDGPTFLILSRQNLPNLKEISVEARRQGTLKGGYIAIKETGKLEKIIIATGSELQHAVAAAKELGNGVRVVSMPSTERFDRQPAEYRNEVLPLDCRKRVAIEAGVGGLWYKYVGLDGKVLSINQFGISAPGDQVMEKLGMTAAAVVEAVKSL
- a CDS encoding glycosyltransferase family 39 protein, producing the protein MKEAKWFWWSLLVLTIVRALFVAFVPLELVGDEAYYWDWGRHLDWGYFSKPPLIAWMMGFAGWVGGNTAVGLRLVAVALGSLTLIFAFLLARKMFDARVAFWSAAALALMPGTAVANLILTIDAPLLLCWTGALWATWSWQRAGARFDGYWLAMVGFLAVGALAKQMMLVFPLILVIYLALSRETRSTLARPALWTGIVAQYLALLPPLYWNWQNDWITFEHTAHHFETDKVVTLGKRLGWLGEFVGSQLGLMSPVLGVLLVIVLIRVVRNWGGASLAQRFLWCFSAPALGVFVLMSLRQGINPNWPAAFYPAALILLVACWLQPRPEERRAVKGWFGGALWTAFAFTALLVAAPFIIQFTLSQGWEKDPFVRMRGWKPYAQAVDAVRDELPQPDRTFFYIVGHRYHASQLAFHLPEQPKVFHWATPGHIDSQYQLWEGPGEARAGWDALIIMAEFGDDAQPPAELTAHFQSVERLETIRIPVGPVRTRDYVLFLGRGWQESAPVAP